The following are encoded together in the Rhodothermales bacterium genome:
- the sufC gene encoding Fe-S cluster assembly ATPase SufC — MLEIKNLHANVEGHEILKGIDLTVEAGEVHAIMGPNGSGKSTLASVLAGREEYEVTEGSVTYHGQDLLDMDPEERARDGVFLAFQYPVELPGVSTMQFLRTAVNSMREHRGEGEMNVAAFMKLMREKADFVNLDHKLMQRSVNEGFSGGEKKRAEIFQMAMLDPKLAILDETDSGLDIDALKIVSEGVNKLRGPERAFVLITHYQRLLNYIIPDVVHILMDGRIVKSGGKELAHELEAKGYDWIREHANDAVTA; from the coding sequence ATGCTTGAAATCAAGAACCTGCACGCGAACGTCGAAGGCCACGAGATCCTCAAGGGGATCGACCTGACCGTCGAGGCCGGCGAGGTCCACGCCATCATGGGCCCGAACGGGTCTGGGAAGTCCACGCTCGCGAGCGTGCTCGCCGGGCGCGAGGAGTACGAGGTCACCGAAGGCTCGGTGACGTACCACGGCCAGGACCTCCTCGACATGGACCCCGAGGAGCGCGCCCGCGACGGCGTCTTCCTCGCCTTCCAGTACCCCGTCGAGCTGCCCGGCGTGAGCACGATGCAGTTCCTCCGCACCGCCGTCAACTCGATGCGCGAGCACCGCGGCGAAGGGGAGATGAACGTCGCCGCCTTCATGAAGCTCATGCGCGAGAAGGCCGACTTCGTCAACCTCGACCACAAGCTGATGCAGCGCTCGGTCAACGAGGGGTTCTCGGGCGGCGAGAAGAAGCGCGCCGAGATCTTCCAGATGGCTATGCTCGACCCCAAGCTCGCCATCCTCGACGAGACCGACTCCGGTCTCGACATCGACGCGCTGAAGATCGTGTCGGAGGGCGTGAACAAGCTCCGCGGGCCCGAGCGCGCGTTCGTGCTCATCACGCACTACCAGCGGCTCCTCAACTACATCATCCCGGACGTGGTCCACATCCTGATGGACGGCCGCATCGTGAAGTCCGGCGGCAAGGAGCTGGCCCACGAGCTCGAAGCGAAGGGCTACGACTGGATCCGCGAGCACGCCAACGACGCCGTCACGGCGTAG